Within Candidatus Melainabacteria bacterium, the genomic segment TTTCTGAGGCGAAAGGGATGAAGAAGAAAGTATTTGTAACGGGAGCAGCCGGCTTCATCGGTAGCAATCTCGTAGACAGATTGCTGGCAGACGGTCACGATGTGGTCGGAATAGACAACTTTGCAACCGGCTCTGAGTTTTTCATCACGAACGCACGCAAACACGACAACTTCAAACTGATTCGAGTTGACGCGACAGATCTAGAGTCCCTGAAAAAATCGATGGACGGTGGTGGTGATGCAGTTTTTCACCTGTGCGCGTTTGCTGATGTACGCGTCGATCCAAACAATCCCAGTCGTGAGTTGCAGCAGAACACAATTGTCACTTTCAATGTGCTCGAAGCGATGCGGGCAAACGGTATTTCCAAAATCGCATTTGCCTCGACGGGTTCTATTTATGGCGAATCGAAAGTAATTCCAACGCCCGAAGACGCACCATTTCCAATTCAAACTTCGCTCTATGGTGCGTCGAAATTAGCTGGTGAGGGCATGATCGGCGGTTATTG encodes:
- a CDS encoding NAD-dependent epimerase/dehydratase family protein, encoding MKKKVFVTGAAGFIGSNLVDRLLADGHDVVGIDNFATGSEFFITNARKHDNFKLIRVDATDLESLKKSMDGGGDAVFHLCAFADVRVDPNNPSRELQQNTIVTFNVLEAMRANGISKIAFASTGSIYGESKVIPTPEDAPFPIQTSLYGASKLAGEGMIGGYCENYDFQGWIFRFVSILGERYTHGHVFDFYKRLRQDPGHLKVLGNGHQKKSYLYVQDCINAIFCAMEKSNDSVNIFNLGTDEYCEVRDSIGWITGHLGLSPQLEFGTEDRGWRGDNPFIFLDTTKIRSLGWRAELTIEQSVIKTIEYLQQNDALLTRT